In one Silene latifolia isolate original U9 population chromosome 10, ASM4854445v1, whole genome shotgun sequence genomic region, the following are encoded:
- the LOC141609457 gene encoding F-box protein At4g09920-like has protein sequence MIPVSKKSKTGQFNSKDRFSDLPDFIIHHIISYLGTKEAYRTSVLSKRWTQISATNPVLEFHHYRFSRGTTAALLEYIDIRMQKYSKENLRIKTLTLAFPNSCIEFACKVDEWLGIAARNHVEKFVLTSVADYKLPQILFSARSLRILECTKVEIPYYESIDLASLESLELSDVVIEERMLCHIVKSCLLLKDLRLSDCSGFKSIVIPQCSKLELLDISETLPTDGRVILETSSLKVFCYIPKHSNRANPWPITPKGGSLRNLRFINIATVDITDEIFAELLPELTSLENLVFWGCHRLTSIIISSTQIKDIRLNDCCSLCDVLIDAPCLTKFKFNGELDSSLYITIRSEASCNVSFHTLPVYLDTDGFFKLKKVLAGINDCNVLKLLLLKESIKNNCDDVEFDEEAVRNADLGPPCVIRKLKLTLSSYILSESSLSALLDGLFWTCHPDIIFLRVHLRSYSLTIPDLISKLEDMAKCWRHPLKRVEVEGANCSNLLVLKKLDVQLRLYW, from the exons ATGATACCTGTTTCCAAGAAATCAAAAACTGGGCAGTTCAATTCTAAGGATAGGTTCTCAGATTTACCGGATTTTATCATACATCACATCATTTCTTATCTGGGTACGAAAGAGGCGTATAGAACTAGCGTCTTGTCGAAAAGATGGACTCAAATTTCGGCTACAAACCCAGTTCTAGAGTTTCATCATTACAGGTTTTCTCGCGGAACTACTGCAGCATTATTGGAATATATCGATATCAGAATGCAAAAATATTCGAAAGAAAACCTGCGTATAAAGACGCTCACACTTGCATTCCCGAATAGTTGCATAGAATTTGCTTGCAAAGTCGATGAATGGCTTGGAATAGCTGCAAGAAACCATGTTGAGAAATTTGTTCTGACTAGTGTTGCTGATTACAAATTACCCCAAATTTTGTTTTCTGCGAGGTCGTTAAGGATTCTTGAATGTACAAAGGTTGAGATACCTTACTATGAATCCATTGATCTTGCGTCTCTAGAGTCTTTGGAATTAAGTGATGTGGTTATCGAGGAGCGTATGTTGTGTCATATTGTTAAGTCTTGCCTGTTACTGAAAGATTTGCGGCTGTCAGATTGCTCTGGCTTCAAAAGTATTGTGATTCCTCAGTGTAGTAAGCTGGAGTTGCTCGATATATCTGAAACTTTACCTACAGATGGGAGAGTCATTCTCGAAACTTCTAGTCTTAAGGTGTTTTGTTACATACCCAAGCATTCTAATCGCGCTAACCCTTGGCCGATTACACCAAAGGGTGGTTCATTGAGAAATTTGAGGTTTATAAACATCGCTACTGTTGATATCACAGACGAGATTTTTGCTGAACTACTACCTGAACTCACCTCGCTAGAGAATTTGGTGTTTTGGGGCTGTCACAGGCTGACGAGTATCATAATATCAAGTACTCAGATAAAGGATATTCGCTTGAATGATTGCTGCAGTTTGTGCGATGTTTTGATTGATGCTCCATGTTTGACAAAGTTCAAATTTAATGGCGAACTAGACTCGTCCTTATATATCACCATTCGTAGTGAAGCCAGTTGCAACGTCTCTTTCCACACACTACCCGTTTATCTTGATACTGACGGGTTTTTCAAACTGAAGAAGGTTTTGGCAGGAATAAACGACTGCAATGTTTTGAAACTCCTACTGCTCAAAGAGTCAATTAAG AACAATTGTGATGACGTCGAATTTGATGAAGAAGCAGTCAGAAATGCTGATCTTGGACCCCCATGTGTAATCAGAAAGTTGAAGTTAACCCTCTCATCTTATATACTCTCAGAATCCTCGCTTTCAGCTTTACTAGATGGTTTATTCTGGACCTGCCATCCCGATATAATTTTTTTACGAGTTCATTTAAGATCTTATAGCTTGACAATCCCG GATTTGATCAGTAAACTGGAGGATATGGCTAAATGTTGGAGGCATCCATTGAAACGCGTTGAAGTtgaaggtgctaattgctcaaaTTTACTCGTGTTAAAAAAGCTCGATGTACAGTTGAGATTGTATTGGTGA
- the LOC141609458 gene encoding FBD-associated F-box protein At4g10400-like, which yields MFGENAAKMQRGTVDRISELPEFILHTILSMLDTREACRASVLSKRWYGAWCSVPVLDFRPRYFVKYGNCPYKYDDNTVECFVEFVNKTMRRYFTRKYRITKMYLELPKVDEKLEPLVDKWIMIAVQNQIQELGIDIVNGIDYKLPEILFSAKSLKVLICGNVGLSYYETMDLISLEYLAVAFGDNVDEDMLQRMISSCPLVVFDIKYETCIKNISIPWVKTRGNGTMQSNLQELSLRKLVYFDVGDQSPWPWNMNVVALKNLRELVFDCVSITDDIVSELSNGLVALESLVLSQCIMLERVNISSNSLKQLQITNCMWLKKARIDTPNLLELSCCCGVVTSLSLIRVFDHCNAKFFILDLYSVTTALLSKLKKILVQTNFKSLVIEFDTTPEIEFEEEQLKNVGTAAAPYKLRELKLRGTNTRTLPKSTFVTFLNGLFWCCRPDVLSVTTNLEDSPAKLILSILKEKAQYWKDPLKSFEVESIEYPRLLSDSSELEIRLRLSWQSY from the exons ATGTTTGGGGAAAATGCAGCAAAGATGCAAAGAGGTACAGTTGATAGAATTTCGGAACTTCCGGAGTTTATCCTGCATACTATTCTCTCAATGCTTGACACTAGAGAGGCGTGTCGTGCTAGCGTATTGTCTAAGAGGTGGTATGGAGCTTGGTGTTCTGTTCCGGTTTTGGATTTTCGTCCTCGATACTTTGTGAAATATGGGAATTGTCCTTACAAGTATGATGACAATACGGTTGAATGTTTTGTGGAGTTCGTAAATAAGACCATGCGAAGATACTTTACGCGGAAGTATAGAATAACAAAAATGTACCTTGAGCTTCCTAAGGTTGATGAAAAGCTCGAACCTTTAGTTGACAAATGGATAATGATCGCCGTGCAAAACCAAATCCAGGAATTGGGAATTGATATTGTTAATGGAATCGACTACAAGCTGCCTGAGATTTTATTTAGTGCAAAATCGCTGAAAGTTTTGATATGTGGGAATGTTGGGCTGTCGTATTATGAGACTATGGACCTCATTTCTCTCGAATATTTGGCTGTAGCATTCGGAGATAATGTAGATGAGGATATGCTTCAAAGAATGATCTCTTCGTGCCCTTTGGTTGTATTTGATATCAAATATGAAACGTGCATTAAAAACATTTCAATTCCTTGGGTGAAAACCCGTGGTAATGGAACAATGCAATCCAACCTCCAGGAACTTTCGCTTAGAAAGTTGGTTTATTTTGATGTTGGTGACCAGTCGCCGTGGCCATGGAACATGAATGTGGTAGCATTGAAAAACTTGAGAGAGCTGGTGTTTGATTGCGTTTCTATTACAGATGATATTGTTTCAGAGCTGTCAAATGGGCTTGTGGCTTTAGAAAGTTTAGTACTGTCGCAATGCATTATGCTAGAACGCGTTAACATCTCTAGCAATTCACTTAAGCAACTTCAAATAACAAATTGCATGTGGTTAAAAAAGGCTAGAATTGACACCCCTAATTTGCTTGAGCTTTCTTGCTGCTGTGGAGTCGTGACCTCTCTGTCGTTGATTCGAGTGTTTGATCACTGTAATGCTAAATTCTTTATATTGGATTTGTATTCTGTGACGACTGCTTTGCTTAGTAAGTTAAAGAAAATTCTCGTACAAACCAACTTCAAATCTTTAGTGATTGAGTTTGATACTACTCCTGAG ATTGAGTTCGAGGAGGAACAACTGAAGAATGTTGGTACTGCTGCTGCACCTTACAAACTCAGGGAGTTAAAGCTGCGTGGAACAAATACCAGGACTCTCCCAAAATCTACATTTGTGACGTTTCTGAACGGACTGTTTTGGTGTTGCCGCCCTGATGTGCTCTCAGTGACAACCAATTTAGAGGATTCTCCGGCTAAG TTGATCTTGAGCATCCTCAAGGAAAAAGCACAGTACTGGAAGGATCCCTTGAAAAGCTTTGAAGTTGAAAGCATTGAATACCCTCGATTACTCTCAGATTCGTCTGAGCTCGAGATCAGGCTCAGGTTGTCTTGGCAGTCATATTAG
- the LOC141609459 gene encoding putative F-box/LRR-repeat protein At4g15060, with amino-acid sequence MVVYEQKATDGQLNPLDRLSDLPDSILHHIISFLGTAEACRTSILAKTWAHIWSTGLILDFKPQYLVPKIDGDFVESSTGPYSDETIDRLMSFIESTMLQYSEKNLSIKIFRLEYPIIDPDMAERIDRWVGIALRNQVEELSLSVIPDDPPSYKLPAILFFSKSLMSMKLCRVRLPYLKNAKLISLQSLDLTKVDVDEQMLQDIIMSCPLKNLKLDRCSGLQNISIPCCSRLESLHVARSVPIGGTISVDTISLQCLTYNGYDDSWPVILTPASKKNLKELCIIDVDIGDDSFGKLVSELPSIENITLFDCIMESCTRIASQTLKELRIHDCYEVNVMLDAPELHTFCYNGEWQYLSSVINSHNNYNAYFHLTVINIDDGGFYFIKQLLSKSSCCKVLSITVSDEQETPQIELDTDELQLLNRYSPSDPTDIPELKLSVSCQYCTLEESTCRALIDGLLWCCRPDILSVSFTSSDNSMIKTFLEILQKKVKYWNHPLKRMELEGANCSSLLLSWDLEVRLRLYW; translated from the exons ATGGTGGTCTATGAACAGAAAGCAACTGATGGGCAGTTAAATCCCTTGGATAGATTATCAGATTTGCCTGATTctatcctccatcatatcatttCGTTTCTGGGTACAGCAGAAGCGTGTCGAACGAGCATTTTAGCGAAAACATGGGCTCATATTTGGTCCACTGGCTTAATTCTTGATTTCAAGCCTCAATATTTAGTTCCTAAGATTGATGGAGATTTCGTTGAAAGTAGTACCGGTCCTTACAGTGACGAAACTATTGACAGACTTATGAGTTTCATTGAATCCACAATGCTGCAATATTCTGAAAAGAATCTTTCTATAAAGATTTTTAGACTTGAATATCCAATTATTGATCCAGATATGGCTGAGAGGATTGATAGATGGGTTGGAATCGCTTTGCGAAACCAAGTTGAGGAATTGTCGCTCTCTGTTATTCCGGATGATCCTCCCTCGTATAAATTGCCAGCAATTTTGTTTTTCTCAAAATCATTGATGAGTATGAAATTGTGTAGAGTTAGATTGCCATATCTTAAAAATGCAAAGCTTATTTCGCTTCAATCTTTGGATTTGACAAAGGTTGATGTTGACGAACAAATGCTGCAAGATATTATCATGTCATGTCCCTTGAAAAATTTGAAGCTTGACAGGTGCTCCGGCCTTCAAAATATTTCAATTCCTTGTTGCAGCAGACTGGAGTCCCTACATGTAGCTCGAAGTGTACCTATAGGTGGGACAATCTCGGTGGATACAATAAGCTTACAATGCCTTACCTACAATGGTTACGATGATTCTTGGCCGGTTATTCTTACGCCTGCCTCAAAGAAAAATTTGAAAGAATTATGCATTATTGATGTCGATATAGGCGATGATAGTTTTGGCAAATTAGTGTCTGAACTCCCGTCAATAGAGAACATAACACTTTTCGACTGTATAATGGAGAGTTGTACTAGAATTGCAAGTCAAACGCTTAAAGAATTACGCATACATGATTGTTATGAAGTTAATGTTATGCTTGATGCTCCAGAGCTGCACACTTTTTGCTATAATGGTGAGTGGCAGTACCTTTCGTCTGTGATCAACAGCCATAACAATTACAATGCCTATTTTCATCTAACCGTCATTAATATTGACGACGGAGGATTTTACTTCATCAAACAGCTCCTCAGCAAATCAAGTTGCTGCAAGGTTTTATCCATAACTGTCAGTGATGAACAAGAGACGCCTCAG ATTGAATTAGACACAGACGAACTTCAGCTTTTGAATCGTTATTCACCTTCTGATCCAACTGATATCCCCGAGCTGAAGCTGTCTGTATCATGTCAATATTGCACCCTGGAAGAGTCTACATGTAGAGCTCTCATAGATGGCCTCCTATGGTGTTGCCGCCCTGATATTTTATCTGTATCGTTTACTTCATCTGATAACTCTATGATCAAG ACTTTCCTGGAAATACTGCAGAAGAAGGTGAAATATTGGAATCATCCCTTGAAACGCATGGAACTTGAAGGCGCTAATTGCTCCTCCTTATTATTGTCATGGGACCTTGAAGTTCGACTCAGACTGTATTGGTAA
- the LOC141606653 gene encoding uncharacterized protein LOC141606653 isoform X2, whose product MRMMRIGRQIGGLLTKLPTTTKYDDVLLNFLRLRAHHFPSFFCTSNFISQVEQPSILKYPLDKLDDEQPSLDGHCSASSDGECSSSDEECSSSDEEFSSSDGECTSSDGEWDSEEEQFVGYEQWTLDEKSHRPGRFKNPSRGLVVPLVQVYSVSLHTDFDYGNGPCDIYGSIRATNSQGVITNLYMRDIANHETVPNGGSLSLVERFYKFLSYGPTTNTTIDLDLSDKSRNTVLINEKHNLHSFTEEFEDSSYKLIKKIIPGAHCFAVVYYAKFLYAVRAVIKVAIFSKRDTTSPSVDVYGDIAVGYPNARQYCNNDDEVRHMKCTLFSKPFDDPERVMVGTTMRLSRYVVAMPIYSSLVIDADISDSHGRLASGSLEFQTGGQCKKLIDDEFGTIIVIVRLETPYREFIPEVDIREKYVGENDSDALTEDSHDRVKFGEAMLAELFSVYVDGTDLEVAVCGKISVEDSYTREWNMFESNLDTPEFFPQGKGFVTIKGDYPIDCDCAFSIYLYFVDPISTKKLCNKEITYAYIEITQRYGVRYGVRTYTDVPPDKRLCSVFKLGNGYVLLHYIIFYHACQATVEIKFVSDHPSSLPVKIFGSVIASYSNHNYSTMYEKKYYRSRLFDKPQTEFVQLDSDLSLPLSKSIVVVPEGAGLVIEVDLETLSSGNLKDVVFNKKELRINLSRTVCEEIVGKYFRVQISANFKDWS is encoded by the exons ATGAGAATGATGAGAATCGGCCGACAAATAGGAGGTTTACTTACCAAGCTCCCGACAACAACAAAGTACGATGATGTTCTTCTCAACTTCCTCCGTCTCAGGGCCCACCATTTCCCCTCTTTCTTCTGCACCTCCAATTTTATTTCTCAG GTTGAACAACCAAGCATATTAAAATATCCTCTTGATAAACTAGATGATGAGCAACCATCTTTAGATGGTCATTGTTCTGCTTCTTCAGACGGAGAATGCTCGTCATCAGACGAAGAATGCTCGTCATCAGACGAAGAATTCTCTTCATCAGATGGAGAATGCACTTCTTCAGACGGAGAATGGGATTCCGAAGAAGAACAGTTCGTTGGTTATGAACAATGGACTTTAGATGAAAAAAGTCACCGGCCAGGGAGGTTTAAAAACCCTTCTAGAGGTTTAGTTGTTCCCTTAGTTCAAGTATACTCGGTCTCACTCCATACAGACTTTGATTATGGTAATGGACCATGTGACATTTATGGTTCTATTCGCGCAACCAATTCTCAAGGTGTTATTACAAATCTCTATATGCGAGACATTGCCAATCACGAGACTGTCCCAAACGGGGGTAGCTTATCCCTAGTAGAGAGATTTTATAAGTTCTTGTCTTATGGTCCTACCACTAACACCACCATTGATCTGGATCTCAGCGACAAGTCTCGTAACACCGTGCTCATTAATGAGAAACATAATTTGCACTCTTTTACTGAAGAATTTGAAGATTCTTCTTATAAGCTCATAAAAAAGATAATTCCTGGTGCGCATTGCTTCGCAGTCGTTTACTATGCAAAATTCTTGTATGCCGTTCGTGCGGTTATAAAAGTTGCAATATTTAGTAAGCGTGACACAACTAGCCCTTCTGTTGATGTCTATGGAGACATTGCGGTGGGATATCCCAATGCTAGGCAATATTGCAACAACGATGACGAAGTGAGGCATATGAAGTGTACTCTTTTTAGCAAGCCATTTGACGACCCTGAACGGGTTATGGTTGGGACGACTATGAGGCTATCTAGATATGTGGTGGCAATGCCCATATATTCCTCTCTCGTCATTGATGCAGACATCTCAGATTCTCATGGCCGTTTAGCCTCTGGCTCTTTAGAGTTCCAGACCGGTGGCCAATGCAAAAAGCTAATTGATGATGAATTTGGTACTATCATAGTGATTGTGAGGTTGGAAACCCCTTACAGAGAATTTATACCGGAAGTTGATATTAGAGAAAAATATGTTGGAGAAAATGACTCGGATGCACTTACAGAAGATTCACAT GATAGAGTGAAGTTTGGCGAAGCTATGTTGGCGGAGTTATTTTCTGTATATGTTGACGGAACTGACCTTGAGGTTGCCGTTTGTGGAAAGATATCTGTTGAAGATTCTTATACCCGTGAATGGAATATGTTTGAAAGTAACCTGGATACTCCAGAGTTCTTCCCACAGGGGAAGGGTTTTGTTACAATAAAAGGCGACTATCCAATCGACTGTGATTGTGCATTCAGTATTTATCTCTATTTCGTAGACCCCATAAGTACCAAGAAGTTATGCAACAAAGAAATTACCTACGCTTACATAGAAATCACTCAGCGCTATGGTGTTCGCTATGGTGTTCGGACTTATACTGATGTTCCGCCTGATAAAAGACTCTGCTCAGTTTTCAAACTAGGTAATGGTTATGTTCTGTTGCATTACATTATCTTCTATCATGCATGTCAAGCCACTGTGGAAATCAAGTTCGTTTCGGACCATCCTTCATCTCTACCGGTTAAAATTTTTGGATCCGTCATCGCTAGCTATAGCAATCACAACTACTCCACAATGTACGAGAAGAAGTATTACAGAAGTCGACTTTTTGATAAGCCACAGACGGAGTTTGTACAACTAGACAGTGATTTGAGTCTCCCATTATCAAAGTCAATTGTCGTTGTTCCGGAAGGCGCCGGTCTTGTTATTGAGGTAGACTTGGAAACATTGTCATCTGGCAATCTAAAAGATGTAGTGTTCAACAAAAAAGAGCTGAGGATCAATTTGTCGAGGACAGTGTGTGAGGAAATAGTCGGAAAATATTTCCGCGTTCAAATTTCTGCAAACTTCAAGGATTGGTCATAA
- the LOC141606653 gene encoding uncharacterized protein LOC141606653 isoform X1, producing MRMMRIGRQIGGLLTKLPTTTKYDDVLLNFLRLRAHHFPSFFCTSNFISQVEQPSILKYPLDKLDDEQPSLDGHCSASSDGECSSSDEECSSSDEEFSSSDGECTSSDGEWDSEEEQFVGYEQWTLDEKSHRPGRFKNPSRGLVVPLVQVYSVSLHTDFDYGNGPCDIYGSIRATNSQGVITNLYMRDIANHETVPNGGSLSLVERFYKFLSYGPTTNTTIDLDLSDKSRNTVLINEKHNLHSFTEEFEDSSYKLIKKIIPGAHCFAVVYYAKFLYAVRAVIKVAIFSKRDTTSPSVDVYGDIAVGYPNARQYCNNDDEVRHMKCTLFSKPFDDPERVMVGTTMRLSRYVVAMPIYSSLVIDADISDSHGRLASGSLEFQTGGQCKKLIDDEFGTIIVIVRLETPYREFIPEVDIREKYVGENDSDALTEDSHVGVSNILGDQKKNPDRVKFGEAMLAELFSVYVDGTDLEVAVCGKISVEDSYTREWNMFESNLDTPEFFPQGKGFVTIKGDYPIDCDCAFSIYLYFVDPISTKKLCNKEITYAYIEITQRYGVRYGVRTYTDVPPDKRLCSVFKLGNGYVLLHYIIFYHACQATVEIKFVSDHPSSLPVKIFGSVIASYSNHNYSTMYEKKYYRSRLFDKPQTEFVQLDSDLSLPLSKSIVVVPEGAGLVIEVDLETLSSGNLKDVVFNKKELRINLSRTVCEEIVGKYFRVQISANFKDWS from the exons ATGAGAATGATGAGAATCGGCCGACAAATAGGAGGTTTACTTACCAAGCTCCCGACAACAACAAAGTACGATGATGTTCTTCTCAACTTCCTCCGTCTCAGGGCCCACCATTTCCCCTCTTTCTTCTGCACCTCCAATTTTATTTCTCAG GTTGAACAACCAAGCATATTAAAATATCCTCTTGATAAACTAGATGATGAGCAACCATCTTTAGATGGTCATTGTTCTGCTTCTTCAGACGGAGAATGCTCGTCATCAGACGAAGAATGCTCGTCATCAGACGAAGAATTCTCTTCATCAGATGGAGAATGCACTTCTTCAGACGGAGAATGGGATTCCGAAGAAGAACAGTTCGTTGGTTATGAACAATGGACTTTAGATGAAAAAAGTCACCGGCCAGGGAGGTTTAAAAACCCTTCTAGAGGTTTAGTTGTTCCCTTAGTTCAAGTATACTCGGTCTCACTCCATACAGACTTTGATTATGGTAATGGACCATGTGACATTTATGGTTCTATTCGCGCAACCAATTCTCAAGGTGTTATTACAAATCTCTATATGCGAGACATTGCCAATCACGAGACTGTCCCAAACGGGGGTAGCTTATCCCTAGTAGAGAGATTTTATAAGTTCTTGTCTTATGGTCCTACCACTAACACCACCATTGATCTGGATCTCAGCGACAAGTCTCGTAACACCGTGCTCATTAATGAGAAACATAATTTGCACTCTTTTACTGAAGAATTTGAAGATTCTTCTTATAAGCTCATAAAAAAGATAATTCCTGGTGCGCATTGCTTCGCAGTCGTTTACTATGCAAAATTCTTGTATGCCGTTCGTGCGGTTATAAAAGTTGCAATATTTAGTAAGCGTGACACAACTAGCCCTTCTGTTGATGTCTATGGAGACATTGCGGTGGGATATCCCAATGCTAGGCAATATTGCAACAACGATGACGAAGTGAGGCATATGAAGTGTACTCTTTTTAGCAAGCCATTTGACGACCCTGAACGGGTTATGGTTGGGACGACTATGAGGCTATCTAGATATGTGGTGGCAATGCCCATATATTCCTCTCTCGTCATTGATGCAGACATCTCAGATTCTCATGGCCGTTTAGCCTCTGGCTCTTTAGAGTTCCAGACCGGTGGCCAATGCAAAAAGCTAATTGATGATGAATTTGGTACTATCATAGTGATTGTGAGGTTGGAAACCCCTTACAGAGAATTTATACCGGAAGTTGATATTAGAGAAAAATATGTTGGAGAAAATGACTCGGATGCACTTACAGAAGATTCACATGTTGGAGTGAGCAACATACTCGGTGATCAGAAAAAGAACCCG GATAGAGTGAAGTTTGGCGAAGCTATGTTGGCGGAGTTATTTTCTGTATATGTTGACGGAACTGACCTTGAGGTTGCCGTTTGTGGAAAGATATCTGTTGAAGATTCTTATACCCGTGAATGGAATATGTTTGAAAGTAACCTGGATACTCCAGAGTTCTTCCCACAGGGGAAGGGTTTTGTTACAATAAAAGGCGACTATCCAATCGACTGTGATTGTGCATTCAGTATTTATCTCTATTTCGTAGACCCCATAAGTACCAAGAAGTTATGCAACAAAGAAATTACCTACGCTTACATAGAAATCACTCAGCGCTATGGTGTTCGCTATGGTGTTCGGACTTATACTGATGTTCCGCCTGATAAAAGACTCTGCTCAGTTTTCAAACTAGGTAATGGTTATGTTCTGTTGCATTACATTATCTTCTATCATGCATGTCAAGCCACTGTGGAAATCAAGTTCGTTTCGGACCATCCTTCATCTCTACCGGTTAAAATTTTTGGATCCGTCATCGCTAGCTATAGCAATCACAACTACTCCACAATGTACGAGAAGAAGTATTACAGAAGTCGACTTTTTGATAAGCCACAGACGGAGTTTGTACAACTAGACAGTGATTTGAGTCTCCCATTATCAAAGTCAATTGTCGTTGTTCCGGAAGGCGCCGGTCTTGTTATTGAGGTAGACTTGGAAACATTGTCATCTGGCAATCTAAAAGATGTAGTGTTCAACAAAAAAGAGCTGAGGATCAATTTGTCGAGGACAGTGTGTGAGGAAATAGTCGGAAAATATTTCCGCGTTCAAATTTCTGCAAACTTCAAGGATTGGTCATAA